Genomic window (Desulfonatronovibrio magnus):
CTCTGGACCCTGGGCGGCGGGACCGTGCTGATGTTGCGCTACGGGCACAGGTTGAGCCGGGACATCGACATCTTCCTGCCGGACCCCCAGTACCTGACCAGTCTCTCGCCCCGCTTGAACGACCAGGTCGCCGACCTGACCTCAATCTACGACGAACAATCCTCTTTTCTCAAGCTGCGCCTGGGACAGGGCGAGATCGACTTCATCGCAACATAAGGGACAGGTTCTTAGATTGACTGTTTTGCCATGTTTCGCTACATTCGTTTCAACCCAGCAACCACAAGCCTTTATGGAGGTGCCCCATGCCCAGAATAGCCAGATTTATCCGGGATAATCAGCCAAGCGTATACCATATTGTTTCCAGAACAGCTCTTCAGGGCCTGCCTATAAAAGATAAAGACAATGACTTCCTGCTGGGCCTGATCAAAAAGCTGTCACAACTCTATTTTGTTGACGTGCTGGGATTCGCACTTTTAGGCAACCACTTCCACCTGGTAATCCGCATGTATCCTGAATCCGAGCCTACGGATGAAGAGATAAAAGAGAGGCTGCAGAAATATTATGGAGATGAGCT
Coding sequences:
- a CDS encoding nucleotidyl transferase AbiEii/AbiGii toxin family protein, which produces MNDETWKSLLRSALRCLETLPATQRPLWTLGGGTVLMLRYGHRLSRDIDIFLPDPQYLTSLSPRLNDQVADLTSIYDEQSSFLKLRLGQGEIDFIAT